The Peribacillus sp. FSL E2-0218 genome contains a region encoding:
- a CDS encoding AraC family transcriptional regulator, with protein sequence MKQSNLIPVINRGFNIHYFSKKHPSHDWLKIHDKSPEEFSKIESLFQLHQHDVLEVLVFLDGECDFFCEGKTYPLKRGDVVIIPPYAVHKANVKKMDRYERIIISVSEHLLNDFLSSSPTMKENIIYQKTLDTHVLHLHTKHFQTIIFLLDEITQNIDKGEENLPFTLNYQLFQVLQTIFDSSNSKASHGNKDELDQRFLSIVEYIESHFTDQDLSLDIVANHFHLNKYYFSHYFKKNMNLPFYRYVSLKRLSFAVTMIKKNQISIEKVALHCGFLDYSSFYRLFKKEYNISPKKLQKRFQNSY encoded by the coding sequence ATGAAGCAATCTAATCTAATTCCTGTCATCAATAGAGGGTTTAACATTCATTACTTTAGCAAAAAACATCCATCCCATGATTGGCTCAAAATTCATGATAAATCTCCTGAGGAATTTTCCAAAATCGAGTCCTTGTTCCAATTGCATCAGCATGATGTTTTAGAAGTGCTCGTTTTTTTAGATGGAGAATGTGACTTCTTTTGCGAAGGAAAAACTTATCCCTTAAAGAGAGGCGATGTCGTCATCATCCCTCCCTATGCTGTTCATAAGGCAAATGTTAAGAAAATGGACAGATATGAACGAATCATTATTAGCGTTAGTGAGCATTTGCTGAATGACTTCCTTTCAAGTTCACCAACGATGAAAGAAAATATCATTTATCAAAAAACATTAGATACACACGTGTTACATTTACATACAAAGCATTTCCAGACAATTATTTTTTTACTAGATGAAATCACTCAAAACATTGATAAAGGCGAAGAAAATCTCCCCTTCACATTAAACTATCAATTATTTCAGGTGCTCCAAACGATCTTCGATTCCTCTAATAGTAAGGCTAGTCACGGAAATAAGGACGAACTGGACCAAAGATTCCTATCAATAGTAGAGTATATCGAATCACATTTTACAGATCAGGATTTAAGTTTAGACATTGTAGCGAATCATTTTCATTTAAATAAATATTATTTTTCACATTATTTCAAGAAAAATATGAACCTTCCTTTTTACCGTTACGTATCATTAAAACGCCTATCTTTTGCCGTAACGATGATTAAGAAAAATCAGATATCCATAGAGAAAGTTGCCTTACATTGCGGTTTCCTAGATTATTCTAGTTTTTATCGACTCTTCAAAAAAGAATATAATATTTCTCCCAAAAAACTCCAAAAAAGATTTCAAAATTCATACTAA
- a CDS encoding glycoside hydrolase family 3 N-terminal domain-containing protein, protein MEKYHKQPELEVRVKNIIEVDGFKFKDLNNSGKLEPYKDWRLSPKERAENLVSLMHIDEKIGMMLINTRKMGLSQENKEKTSHEGILDEAIVEKGENIFAASKIYGTTHTIEKRNVRHFILRDNFSPAEMAAWINKMNEVAEGTRLGIPCLITSNSRNENAEPIFGMNDAGGIFSTWPGTLGLAAAAQGDIKNGGDATLISEFAKIAREEWNATGIRKGYMYMADTVTDPRWQRAYGTFGEDPEFISDAIGRLIDGFQGEELGKNSIAMTTKHFPGGGARENGFDPHYKEGKWNLYPTPGSLEKYHLPPFRAAVEHGTSSIMPYYSIPSIKKSVVQEFEGEDIPFEEVGFTFNHYFINHILRGKLGFKGYINSDSGIVNNMSWGVEELSEAERFAKAVNAGTDIVADTNDIENLKMAVSKGWISEKRINEANVRLLIEMFTLGIFDDRTYNSPEEATAVVSNKVNWKAAYEGHKKSVTILKNQNETLPLTAEKVNCKKVYVEVLHKDVERATKYTEKARKECQELGHFSMTTNYEEAEVAIIFLHPKSGSYFNATPGLLELEVCEGKVVSALDGSLYQETTITGMDHLKEVSDNLHSRSGKVVISVNVTLPWILENIEPMADALIAGYDTFYNAQFEVIAGNSKPVGVLPLTLPASEDVIAVRQNGECVSRNDVPGYDKDKYMPAGLSYAYKDSDGNIYKLGHGLTY, encoded by the coding sequence ATGGAAAAGTATCATAAACAACCAGAATTAGAAGTTAGAGTGAAGAATATTATCGAAGTTGACGGATTTAAATTTAAGGATTTGAATAATAGTGGGAAGCTAGAACCTTATAAGGATTGGCGTTTGAGTCCAAAGGAACGTGCGGAGAACCTAGTCTCATTGATGCATATCGATGAGAAGATCGGTATGATGCTGATTAATACGCGCAAAATGGGGCTTTCTCAGGAAAATAAAGAAAAGACAAGCCATGAGGGTATATTGGATGAAGCGATTGTGGAAAAAGGGGAAAATATATTCGCTGCATCAAAAATATACGGAACAACACATACGATCGAGAAAAGGAATGTAAGACACTTCATATTAAGAGACAACTTTAGCCCAGCTGAAATGGCTGCATGGATTAATAAAATGAATGAAGTTGCTGAGGGAACCCGTTTAGGTATTCCTTGCTTGATTACATCCAATTCAAGAAATGAAAATGCAGAACCTATTTTTGGTATGAATGATGCAGGTGGAATTTTCTCCACATGGCCTGGAACCCTTGGTCTTGCAGCGGCAGCACAGGGAGATATTAAAAACGGTGGAGATGCAACACTTATTAGCGAATTTGCTAAAATCGCTCGCGAAGAGTGGAATGCTACAGGTATCAGAAAAGGGTATATGTACATGGCGGATACGGTTACAGATCCGAGATGGCAACGAGCCTATGGTACGTTTGGAGAAGATCCAGAATTTATTTCTGATGCTATTGGTCGTCTTATCGATGGATTCCAAGGTGAGGAATTAGGCAAAAACAGTATTGCCATGACAACGAAGCATTTTCCTGGTGGAGGAGCAAGGGAAAATGGATTCGATCCTCATTATAAAGAAGGAAAGTGGAATCTTTACCCTACTCCAGGAAGCTTAGAAAAATATCACTTACCACCATTTAGAGCAGCGGTAGAACATGGTACATCATCTATCATGCCCTATTATTCTATACCAAGTATCAAGAAGAGTGTGGTACAAGAGTTCGAGGGTGAAGACATTCCATTCGAAGAGGTAGGCTTCACATTCAATCACTATTTCATTAATCATATTCTAAGAGGAAAACTTGGATTTAAGGGCTATATCAATAGTGACAGCGGCATTGTGAATAATATGAGCTGGGGCGTAGAAGAATTAAGTGAGGCTGAACGTTTTGCGAAAGCAGTCAATGCAGGGACAGATATAGTTGCGGACACAAATGATATAGAAAATCTTAAAATGGCTGTTAGTAAAGGCTGGATTAGCGAAAAGCGCATTAATGAAGCGAATGTACGACTTCTGATAGAAATGTTTACATTAGGTATTTTCGATGACCGTACATATAATTCGCCAGAAGAGGCTACAGCTGTAGTTAGTAACAAAGTGAATTGGAAAGCAGCTTATGAAGGGCATAAAAAATCTGTAACGATCCTTAAAAATCAAAACGAGACGTTACCATTAACTGCTGAAAAGGTTAATTGTAAAAAAGTATATGTGGAAGTATTGCACAAGGATGTAGAACGGGCAACAAAATATACTGAAAAGGCAAGGAAAGAGTGTCAAGAGCTCGGCCATTTTTCGATGACTACTAATTATGAAGAAGCTGAAGTAGCGATCATATTCTTACATCCAAAATCCGGTTCTTATTTCAACGCGACACCAGGACTATTAGAGCTTGAGGTTTGTGAGGGGAAAGTAGTATCAGCTTTAGATGGCTCACTGTATCAGGAAACGACTATAACTGGTATGGATCATCTAAAAGAAGTGAGCGACAACCTTCATAGCCGTAGTGGAAAAGTCGTTATCAGTGTGAATGTAACCTTGCCATGGATACTTGAAAATATTGAACCGATGGCTGATGCTTTAATCGCTGGATACGATACCTTCTATAATGCACAGTTTGAGGTTATCGCAGGTAATAGTAAACCAGTAGGTGTTCTACCATTAACATTACCAGCGAGTGAAGATGTAATTGCCGTTCGTCAGAATGGTGAATGTGTGTCTAGAAACGATGTACCTGGTTATGACAAGGACAAATATATGCCTGCAGGACTATCATATGCATATAAGGATAGCGATGGTAATATCTATAAACTTGGTCATGGACTAACCTATTAA
- a CDS encoding peptidoglycan-binding protein yields the protein MTVKLETLLERSEKNMGSGIHPVVKESALEMIKRAYKEGIFVQISAGYRSMEEQAKLYGQGRLGYSYGGLNYSDLSKPVVTNALPGQSYHNYGLAIDFFIVSDDGKNAIWTVDEKWRRAGAIGKSLGFAWGGDWSSFKDYPHLEMTDGLSYTQLQEGLKPNLTSKVIGTTPSPGSGVKPDVIEKDPPEKDSGDPTIKSIQTTLNKRYQAKIAVDGYYGPNTKNALIKGYQTELNKQYGAKLTVDGLWGPRTRAASPNVREGAQGNITYILQAALYMEGFNPRGIDGIFGSGTESAVKAFQRSVGIYADGIAGENTFAKLFE from the coding sequence TTGACAGTCAAATTGGAAACATTATTGGAACGATCGGAAAAGAACATGGGCAGCGGAATACACCCAGTCGTCAAGGAATCAGCATTGGAAATGATTAAACGGGCATACAAAGAAGGCATTTTTGTGCAAATCAGTGCCGGCTATCGCTCAATGGAAGAGCAAGCGAAGTTGTATGGTCAAGGGCGCTTAGGATATAGCTACGGTGGCTTGAATTATAGTGATTTATCAAAACCGGTAGTGACTAATGCGCTGCCAGGTCAATCCTACCATAATTATGGACTGGCCATCGATTTCTTCATCGTAAGCGATGATGGCAAAAATGCGATCTGGACTGTTGATGAAAAATGGAGGAGGGCAGGGGCAATCGGTAAATCATTGGGCTTTGCGTGGGGCGGGGACTGGTCAAGTTTTAAAGATTATCCACACCTGGAAATGACCGATGGGCTCTCGTATACTCAGCTTCAGGAAGGCTTAAAGCCTAATTTGACATCAAAGGTGATTGGGACCACACCATCACCTGGGTCAGGTGTGAAACCGGATGTCATCGAAAAAGACCCGCCTGAAAAGGACAGTGGAGATCCAACCATAAAGTCCATCCAAACCACATTGAATAAGCGGTATCAAGCAAAAATCGCGGTGGATGGTTATTATGGGCCGAATACGAAGAACGCGCTGATCAAGGGGTATCAAACGGAATTGAATAAACAATATGGGGCAAAGCTTACTGTCGATGGATTATGGGGACCGCGAACAAGAGCTGCCTCACCTAATGTGAGGGAAGGAGCCCAAGGCAATATCACCTATATTCTTCAAGCGGCACTTTATATGGAAGGCTTCAACCCAAGGGGGATAGACGGTATCTTTGGGAGTGGAACGGAATCGGCAGTGAAAGCATTTCAAAGGTCTGTTGGAATATATGCAGATGGCATTGCAGGAGAAAATACATTTGCCAAATTATTCGAATGA
- a CDS encoding MFS transporter produces MGTVNGMNLTLLDKIGITKSLAWGYLGILIFMMGDGLEIAWMSAYLQGRGMSVEQTASLYTAYGVTVTIASFLSGVLAEAFGPRKIMFTGLLVYIIGTSSFIAFGLAELNQGTMLLTYALRGFGYPLFAYSFMVWINYRSPKHKLGAAVGWFWFVFTGGLNVLGAYYSIWAIERFGHIGTLWTSIFWVCVGAMFAIVMNRDKLELKSSSMSTRAKLKELTKGFTILKREPKVAIGGVVRTINTTSQFAFPIFLPIHMANYGISINTWLTMWGMIFTSNIVFNVIFGIVGDKLGWRNTVIWFGGVFAGFSTLLLFYMPIWTNGNLVFVFIAGMFWGASLAGYVPLSALVPSLVKEDKGAAVSVLNLGAGLPVFVGPALVGVFYEPMGASGLIWMLAILYFISAILTVFIQLPAKEKDEAEKVNLEAMEKTV; encoded by the coding sequence ATGGGTACGGTTAACGGAATGAACCTGACATTATTAGATAAAATCGGCATTACGAAGTCGCTCGCTTGGGGATATCTGGGAATCCTGATTTTCATGATGGGTGACGGTTTGGAAATCGCTTGGATGAGTGCTTATTTGCAAGGACGGGGAATGAGCGTCGAACAAACCGCTTCTCTTTATACGGCGTATGGAGTTACCGTTACCATTGCTTCCTTTCTATCTGGAGTGCTTGCTGAAGCTTTCGGTCCTAGAAAAATCATGTTTACGGGTTTATTAGTTTACATAATCGGAACCAGTTCTTTCATAGCTTTTGGCCTTGCCGAGTTGAATCAGGGCACGATGCTGCTCACTTATGCTCTCCGTGGGTTCGGATATCCTCTTTTTGCCTATAGCTTCATGGTATGGATCAATTACCGGAGTCCTAAACATAAGCTGGGAGCGGCAGTGGGGTGGTTTTGGTTTGTTTTTACAGGCGGATTGAATGTGCTGGGTGCTTATTATTCGATATGGGCGATTGAACGGTTCGGGCATATTGGCACTCTATGGACATCGATATTCTGGGTATGTGTTGGAGCAATGTTTGCCATTGTCATGAATCGTGACAAACTGGAACTTAAAAGCAGCAGCATGAGTACCCGAGCAAAATTAAAGGAATTGACAAAGGGCTTTACAATCTTAAAAAGGGAACCAAAGGTTGCGATTGGAGGGGTTGTCCGAACCATCAATACGACTTCCCAATTTGCATTTCCGATTTTTCTGCCGATTCACATGGCCAATTACGGAATTTCCATCAATACATGGCTGACCATGTGGGGCATGATTTTCACGAGCAACATCGTATTCAATGTGATATTTGGAATAGTCGGTGATAAACTAGGATGGCGTAATACGGTAATTTGGTTTGGCGGGGTTTTTGCAGGGTTTTCCACACTGTTGTTATTTTATATGCCAATATGGACGAACGGTAATCTTGTATTCGTTTTTATTGCCGGAATGTTCTGGGGGGCTTCGCTTGCAGGTTATGTACCATTATCTGCTTTGGTACCTTCGCTTGTAAAAGAAGACAAAGGAGCGGCTGTTTCTGTATTGAATTTAGGGGCAGGGCTTCCCGTATTTGTCGGCCCGGCGCTTGTAGGTGTTTTTTATGAACCGATGGGTGCAAGTGGTTTAATCTGGATGCTTGCGATTTTATATTTCATCAGTGCCATATTGACCGTATTTATCCAATTGCCGGCAAAGGAAAAAGATGAAGCGGAAAAGGTAAACTTGGAAGCAATGGAAAAAACCGTCTAA
- a CDS encoding PTS mannitol transporter subunit IIBC (CmtA with CmtB possibly forms the mannitol-like permease component of the cryptic mannitol phosphotransferase system, which phosphorylates and transports various carbohydrates and polyhydric alcohols in Escherichia coli; cytoplasmic protein) translates to MNRIGRIYSSIVFQNISIIIAAGILNILFGPHGWKPDAGMSQFIDPIYRYVLPLMLAYTGGKLYGGHSGGIVANVAMIGLIMASDMPMIIGAIIFSPPIGWLSAWLERRTQDYIPIGSELLIANLIDALLSIGLMLAGYYLVGSLMNDVLKHINSGLVMLVGSAWLPFLSLVIEPAKVMFLNNLINHGIVAPFGIQQARELGKSIIFLVEANPGPGFGVLLAYLMTSSKEEKPSIRGTAGIQLFGGIHEVYFPYILMNPALFIAVIAGGFTGISFFQIFDVGLVSTASPGSILLILFLAPQEDILIILAGVGLSAVVSCIVAHFILVRSHAKRSGSPMESLTLPLGEKEERPSIMILDEPPYSLSSIRHVTISCDGGMASSAMGAAILRRKVKEARLPNIQIEHRSIDDIPTETDLIIIQHQLKKRMNQMHQSTLIIGVNSLSNLLEYDDIVLLIKNRNQSY, encoded by the coding sequence ATGAATCGCATAGGACGCATATATAGTTCGATTGTTTTTCAGAATATCTCCATCATAATCGCAGCCGGCATCTTGAATATTTTGTTTGGGCCACATGGATGGAAGCCCGATGCTGGCATGAGTCAATTTATCGATCCGATTTATCGATATGTGTTGCCACTCATGCTTGCCTATACAGGTGGGAAACTTTATGGCGGCCATAGCGGGGGCATTGTTGCAAATGTTGCGATGATCGGGCTCATCATGGCTTCCGATATGCCAATGATCATTGGAGCGATAATATTCAGTCCGCCAATCGGTTGGCTTTCGGCATGGTTGGAACGGCGAACACAGGATTATATTCCGATTGGCAGTGAACTTCTGATTGCCAATCTTATTGATGCGTTGCTTAGCATAGGTTTGATGTTAGCCGGTTATTACTTGGTTGGCTCCCTTATGAACGATGTTCTCAAGCATATAAACAGTGGGTTGGTCATGCTGGTCGGATCAGCATGGCTCCCCTTTTTATCCTTGGTCATCGAGCCTGCCAAGGTGATGTTTTTAAATAATCTCATAAACCATGGGATCGTCGCGCCATTCGGTATTCAACAGGCACGCGAACTCGGGAAAAGCATCATCTTTCTAGTAGAGGCGAATCCTGGACCAGGCTTCGGTGTCCTGCTAGCTTATTTGATGACTTCAAGCAAGGAAGAAAAGCCATCCATCCGAGGAACCGCTGGAATTCAGCTTTTTGGAGGAATTCACGAAGTGTATTTTCCATATATATTAATGAACCCCGCCTTATTCATTGCAGTAATTGCCGGAGGATTCACTGGCATTTCCTTTTTCCAGATATTTGATGTCGGACTCGTTTCCACAGCTTCTCCCGGCAGCATTCTATTGATCTTGTTTCTAGCTCCGCAAGAAGATATATTAATCATTTTAGCAGGAGTCGGGTTATCGGCCGTGGTATCATGCATCGTCGCTCACTTTATTCTCGTGCGATCCCATGCTAAACGGAGCGGGTCACCTATGGAGTCCCTCACCTTGCCGCTTGGTGAAAAAGAAGAACGTCCAAGCATCATGATTCTTGATGAACCGCCCTATAGCCTTTCATCCATCCGGCATGTTACGATTTCCTGTGACGGAGGGATGGCTTCAAGCGCAATGGGAGCTGCCATCCTAAGACGGAAAGTGAAGGAAGCCAGGCTGCCGAATATCCAAATCGAGCACCGTTCCATCGATGATATCCCAACCGAAACTGATTTGATCATTATTCAGCACCAACTAAAAAAGAGAATGAACCAGATGCATCAATCCACTTTGATCATAGGGGTGAATTCATTATCTAACTTACTGGAATATGATGATATCGTTTTACTCATTAAGAACAGAAATCAATCATATTAA
- a CDS encoding PRD domain-containing protein, which translates to MAEKTQIFISSRQKMIIDRLLESDFPIMPKDMAEELDISLRTCQREIAQLKPIVRSYGLKIMKQFRSGICLVGDEECKGVLAEELEKAHQSTSFSPKDRQLGIICDLLRDQTPTKMFVFSQKYYVTEATIGHDLQELEGWLNQFHLTLVRKPGLGIFISGEDKHLRAAITAVVNNQTLPENWLAVFDLLKSGKKEDWQIEKHIPSMYLDLLDLDILHAVGKVLTEAAERHPSLFSNERDRISVSLHLALAVERHKDQNNDLVAADRKLIELYPSSYFIAERLKELLDIQLPEEEINYLILHLYGVQPNLPLEQFQEEETTHLIRIFIEGVKAELNEPLTDPMLSEGLLKHFYPALNRIRNGLPIHNPLLSQIQRDYPVVYEASRKSAESLSNYLGVRIPPAEIAYMAIHVGAALINQQNLKGRVAVVCASGFGTSRLLASRLKQEIPGLQVSEVLSLSELPGWLENNWQVDAIVSTIQIPGITEERLVVVSPILSDNDIQKIKGKLKKQQSSTQRPRSDDHPSEDSSLMGIAHYGEAFAQVMRGLSWMEALPTKEKLAWLHAFVSRSHAVISPEGLIEAFEERERKGSFAIGSIGILHSRTAAVRTLFVNIISLKEAMPWHTESGKKQVVDTLLLLAAPPDAPREHFPLLGELISGLLDDELAGAISSGNKEWTLIAVKEHFQQAYQERILSYARGKQR; encoded by the coding sequence ATGGCAGAGAAAACGCAAATATTTATTAGCAGCCGCCAAAAGATGATAATCGACCGTCTTCTTGAAAGCGACTTTCCGATAATGCCGAAAGATATGGCTGAGGAACTCGATATCAGTTTACGGACTTGCCAGCGTGAGATAGCCCAGTTAAAGCCGATTGTACGGTCATATGGACTGAAGATCATGAAACAGTTTCGAAGCGGGATATGCTTGGTTGGGGATGAGGAATGTAAAGGGGTTCTGGCAGAAGAACTGGAGAAGGCCCATCAATCGACCTCCTTTTCTCCAAAAGACAGGCAGCTTGGAATCATCTGTGACTTGTTACGCGATCAGACACCAACCAAAATGTTCGTATTCAGCCAAAAATATTATGTGACGGAAGCGACGATCGGCCATGATTTACAAGAGCTGGAAGGCTGGTTGAACCAATTTCATTTGACATTGGTTCGTAAGCCGGGGCTCGGTATTTTCATATCTGGGGAGGACAAGCATTTACGAGCGGCCATTACTGCGGTTGTAAATAATCAAACACTTCCAGAGAATTGGCTGGCCGTGTTTGATTTATTGAAATCAGGAAAAAAAGAAGATTGGCAGATTGAAAAACATATCCCGTCCATGTATTTGGACCTGTTGGATTTGGATATTCTTCATGCAGTCGGGAAAGTGCTAACGGAAGCAGCTGAACGTCATCCTTCCCTGTTTTCAAACGAACGGGACCGAATCAGTGTTTCCCTTCACTTAGCCCTTGCAGTCGAGCGTCACAAGGACCAAAACAATGATCTTGTGGCGGCCGACCGTAAGCTAATCGAGTTGTACCCTTCTTCTTATTTTATAGCGGAAAGATTAAAGGAATTACTGGATATCCAGCTGCCGGAAGAGGAAATAAATTATTTGATCCTTCATTTATACGGGGTCCAGCCTAATCTCCCGCTTGAACAGTTTCAAGAAGAGGAAACCACACATTTAATCAGGATCTTCATCGAAGGTGTGAAAGCGGAACTAAATGAGCCATTGACGGACCCGATGTTAAGTGAAGGACTGCTTAAGCACTTCTACCCTGCACTAAACCGGATACGCAACGGACTGCCCATTCATAACCCGCTTCTTTCCCAAATTCAACGAGACTATCCCGTTGTCTATGAAGCAAGCCGGAAAAGCGCTGAATCACTCTCGAATTACCTTGGCGTTAGGATACCTCCCGCTGAAATTGCTTATATGGCCATACACGTGGGGGCAGCACTAATAAATCAGCAAAATCTAAAAGGGCGCGTCGCAGTCGTTTGTGCCAGTGGATTTGGCACCTCTCGCTTACTTGCATCCAGATTAAAGCAAGAAATCCCCGGCCTTCAGGTTTCAGAGGTTTTGTCGCTTAGTGAACTGCCGGGTTGGCTGGAAAACAACTGGCAAGTCGATGCAATCGTATCAACGATACAAATCCCCGGCATCACGGAAGAACGCCTTGTCGTAGTATCTCCCATTTTAAGCGACAATGATATTCAAAAAATAAAAGGGAAATTGAAAAAACAACAAAGCAGCACACAAAGGCCACGCTCGGATGATCATCCGTCAGAAGACTCTTCACTTATGGGAATTGCTCACTACGGAGAGGCCTTCGCGCAAGTGATGAGAGGATTATCATGGATGGAGGCGCTTCCAACAAAGGAGAAGCTTGCGTGGCTTCATGCCTTTGTCTCAAGATCGCATGCCGTCATCTCCCCCGAAGGGCTGATTGAAGCATTTGAGGAAAGAGAGCGGAAAGGCAGCTTTGCCATAGGTTCAATTGGGATCTTGCATAGCCGGACGGCTGCTGTCAGGACCCTTTTCGTCAACATTATTTCGTTGAAGGAAGCAATGCCATGGCATACTGAAAGTGGAAAAAAGCAAGTCGTCGATACCTTGTTATTATTGGCAGCACCGCCCGATGCACCGCGTGAGCATTTTCCGCTTTTAGGGGAGTTAATAAGCGGCCTTCTTGATGATGAGCTAGCAGGAGCCATCTCTTCCGGCAACAAGGAATGGACTCTTATTGCCGTGAAAGAGCATTTTCAGCAAGCTTACCAGGAAAGGATTTTATCTTATGCAAGAGGAAAACAAAGATGA
- the xylB gene encoding xylulokinase encodes MNPTLLVGIDIGTQGAKAVVIDDMGHVVSSADVSYSFESPQPGWCEQSPSLWWESVIACLHRLWKNGVDPADIRAVGATGQMHSLVILDERNQPIRPAILWNDGRTLKECGEIEEIIGADRLFTTTRNPILPGFTAPKLLWLKNNEPHQYSRIKKVLMPKDYLVHELTGEFSADVTDASGTCLLDVQKREWAWDIIKDLGFSSEWFPPVSESQEVVGTIGETASRVTGLPIGIPVVAGAGDNAAAALGNGIITERKGSISIGTSGTVFVPLNELPDLARDQAGTLHLFCHCLPGMWHAMGTTLSAGMSLRWLRDTFEKENYDDLLDGVEQVEAGADGLLFFPYLNGERSPLNNPRAKGVFFGLTYGHHRKSMARAVIEGVCYSLRDVLDMMEKAGIEVADWTVTGGAIKNPIWTKVLADVYQQHLQVHVEREGPAYGVSILAGLGNGVWKAVTDLPMLDQVANRITCNRENQHVYDAQFARYQSIAQAMNPLF; translated from the coding sequence ATGAATCCAACATTATTAGTAGGAATCGATATTGGCACGCAAGGAGCGAAGGCTGTGGTGATTGATGATATGGGACATGTCGTCTCTTCGGCCGATGTATCTTATTCGTTTGAAAGCCCTCAACCCGGCTGGTGTGAGCAATCTCCCTCCCTTTGGTGGGAGTCCGTCATAGCCTGCTTGCATAGGTTATGGAAAAACGGCGTTGATCCGGCAGACATCCGGGCGGTGGGCGCCACCGGGCAAATGCATAGCCTGGTCATTTTAGATGAACGGAATCAGCCGATCCGGCCAGCGATTTTATGGAATGATGGAAGAACTTTAAAAGAATGCGGCGAAATCGAAGAAATCATCGGGGCTGATCGTTTATTTACCACGACGAGAAATCCGATTCTACCTGGTTTTACTGCGCCAAAGCTATTATGGCTCAAAAACAATGAACCCCATCAATATTCCCGGATAAAGAAGGTCTTAATGCCAAAAGATTATCTCGTCCATGAATTGACTGGAGAGTTTTCAGCCGATGTGACCGATGCAAGTGGGACATGTTTGCTGGATGTCCAGAAAAGAGAATGGGCTTGGGACATAATCAAAGACCTTGGCTTTTCTTCGGAATGGTTTCCCCCTGTATCGGAAAGTCAGGAAGTGGTCGGAACCATTGGCGAAACAGCTTCACGGGTGACTGGATTGCCAATCGGAATCCCGGTGGTAGCCGGAGCCGGTGACAATGCAGCCGCTGCCCTGGGAAATGGAATAATAACGGAAAGAAAAGGGAGCATCAGTATCGGAACTTCAGGGACCGTTTTCGTTCCCCTGAACGAACTGCCCGACCTGGCAAGAGATCAAGCCGGCACCCTCCACTTGTTTTGTCATTGCTTGCCTGGAATGTGGCATGCGATGGGTACGACATTATCGGCAGGCATGTCTTTAAGGTGGCTGCGAGACACTTTTGAAAAGGAAAACTATGACGACTTACTTGATGGGGTTGAACAAGTTGAAGCTGGTGCAGATGGATTATTGTTCTTCCCCTATTTGAATGGAGAACGGTCACCATTGAATAACCCCCGGGCGAAAGGTGTTTTCTTCGGGTTAACATATGGACATCATCGCAAAAGCATGGCACGTGCCGTGATAGAAGGTGTTTGTTATAGTTTAAGAGATGTATTGGATATGATGGAGAAAGCTGGGATCGAGGTGGCGGATTGGACGGTCACGGGCGGTGCCATTAAAAACCCCATTTGGACAAAAGTGCTTGCTGACGTATACCAGCAGCATCTTCAGGTTCATGTGGAACGTGAAGGCCCGGCTTATGGTGTATCCATTCTGGCTGGACTTGGCAACGGAGTATGGAAGGCGGTCACCGATTTACCCATGCTTGATCAGGTTGCCAATCGGATTACTTGCAATCGGGAAAACCAACATGTGTATGACGCCCAATTTGCCCGCTATCAATCCATTGCACAAGCGATGAATCCTTTGTTTTAG